A single Desulfovibrio piger DNA region contains:
- the selB gene encoding selenocysteine-specific translation elongation factor, with protein MALILGTAGHIDHGKTSLVRALTGIDCDRLEEEKRRGITIELGFAWVPMPGGERLGIVDVPGHERFVKNMVAGAAGVDFVMLVIAADEGVMPQTREHLEICSLLGIRHGFVALTKVDMVDADWLELVQEDVRAFLQGTFLEGAPIFPVSSSTGQGIPALREHILACASSLPPRHGSDIFRLPVDRVFTLKGHGTVITGTVISGAVSEGDELCFMPGALPTRARSLQRHGSGVEMVRAGERCAVNVQGLEVTDIHRGNTLCRPDTLFPSRRWLVRLQCLESAPRPLRQRTEVHFHHATQECAARVVFFDRDRLAPGDSCLAELRFSTDMVGVFGDHCVLRAYSPLRTVAGGTIVSPLPPLLRRKDPDFQNKLDLLARLPQLAAPDYVTAHSGLDLTRAALNLSGSAGASHSQMQVLTGQSAAALQKQLVQLSSQGEAICWHKEGRMWIASLQFEALIRACLARATTLHAKNPLKPSLPSGALCAGWGDKLPQRLVARVLDAAQKQGLLVAEGDGLRLASHKVTLASDQEGLSRKLLEAHTSAGLTPPNLKDVLEELGVSSKEAAPVLRLLCEQKKLVRVRDGLYYSSEAVDEILEKVRLWFSDHEDLDVGGLKEILGLSRKYLIALLEFMDREKITVRVGDTRQYRGR; from the coding sequence ATGGCTCTGATCCTGGGTACCGCCGGTCACATCGACCACGGCAAGACATCTCTGGTCCGCGCGCTGACGGGCATCGACTGCGACCGTCTGGAAGAAGAGAAGCGGCGCGGCATCACCATCGAACTGGGCTTCGCCTGGGTCCCCATGCCGGGCGGCGAGCGTCTGGGCATCGTGGACGTGCCCGGCCATGAACGCTTCGTCAAGAACATGGTGGCCGGTGCCGCCGGTGTGGACTTCGTCATGCTGGTCATCGCCGCCGACGAAGGCGTCATGCCCCAGACCCGCGAACATCTGGAGATCTGCTCCCTGCTGGGCATCCGGCACGGCTTCGTGGCCCTGACCAAGGTGGACATGGTGGACGCGGACTGGCTGGAGCTGGTCCAGGAAGACGTGCGCGCCTTCCTGCAGGGCACCTTCCTGGAAGGCGCCCCCATCTTCCCCGTCTCGTCCAGCACGGGCCAGGGCATCCCGGCCCTGCGTGAGCATATCCTGGCCTGCGCCAGCAGCCTGCCGCCCCGGCACGGCTCCGACATCTTCCGCCTGCCGGTGGACCGCGTGTTCACCCTCAAGGGCCACGGCACGGTCATCACGGGCACGGTCATCTCCGGCGCGGTCAGCGAGGGGGACGAGCTCTGCTTCATGCCCGGCGCCCTGCCCACCCGGGCCCGCAGCCTGCAGCGTCACGGCAGCGGCGTGGAGATGGTGCGCGCCGGCGAGCGCTGCGCCGTCAACGTGCAGGGCCTGGAAGTGACGGACATCCATCGCGGCAACACCCTCTGCCGTCCTGACACCCTTTTCCCCTCCCGCCGCTGGCTGGTGCGCCTGCAGTGCCTTGAATCCGCGCCGCGGCCCCTGCGCCAGCGCACCGAGGTCCACTTCCACCACGCCACGCAGGAATGCGCGGCCCGGGTGGTCTTCTTCGACCGTGACCGCCTGGCCCCCGGGGATTCCTGCCTGGCCGAGCTGCGCTTCTCCACTGACATGGTGGGCGTCTTCGGCGACCATTGCGTGCTGCGCGCCTATTCGCCCTTGCGCACCGTGGCCGGCGGCACCATCGTCAGCCCCCTGCCCCCGCTGCTGCGTCGCAAGGACCCGGATTTCCAGAACAAGCTCGATCTGCTGGCCCGTCTGCCCCAGCTGGCCGCCCCCGATTACGTCACCGCCCATTCCGGCCTCGACCTCACCAGGGCCGCCCTGAACCTCAGCGGCAGCGCGGGCGCCAGCCACAGCCAGATGCAGGTCCTCACCGGCCAGAGCGCCGCGGCCCTGCAAAAGCAGCTTGTCCAGCTTTCTTCCCAGGGCGAGGCCATCTGCTGGCACAAGGAAGGCCGCATGTGGATCGCCAGCCTGCAGTTCGAGGCCCTGATCCGCGCCTGCCTGGCCAGGGCCACCACCCTGCACGCCAAGAACCCGCTCAAGCCCTCGCTGCCCAGCGGGGCCCTGTGCGCCGGCTGGGGCGACAAGCTGCCCCAGCGCCTGGTGGCTCGCGTGCTGGACGCGGCCCAGAAACAGGGCCTGCTGGTGGCCGAAGGCGACGGCCTGCGCCTGGCCAGCCACAAGGTCACGCTGGCTTCCGACCAGGAAGGCCTGAGCCGCAAGCTGCTGGAGGCCCACACCAGCGCGGGCCTGACCCCGCCCAACCTCAAGGACGTGCTCGAGGAGCTGGGCGTGAGCAGCAAGGAGGCCGCGCCCGTCCTGCGCCTGCTGTGCGAACAGAAAAAACTGGTGCGCGTCAGGGACGGCCTGTACTACAGCAGCGAAGCCGTGGACGAGATCCTGGAAAAGGTGCGCCTGTGGTTCAGCGACCATGAGGATCTGGACGTGGGCGGCCTCAAGGAGATCCTGGGCCTTTCGCGCAAGTACCTCATCGCCCTGCTGGAGTTCATGGACAGGGAAAAGATCACCGTCCGGGTGGGAGACACCCGGCAGTACCGGGGCCGTTAG
- the ispH gene encoding 4-hydroxy-3-methylbut-2-enyl diphosphate reductase, whose amino-acid sequence MDVIRAKTAGFCMGVGLALQKLDTALEQPCEGRTCTLGPIIHNPQVLADYEARGVFCAQDPSQLDARDRVLIRAHGITRQVEEAVRATGADVVDATCPKVKRAQLAIERATRDGAELLLFGEADHPEVRGLVSYAHGPAHVFGSRDELTALHVDPGQAYVLASQTTQDRSVFEQLEQELRDRLPRLTVLATICDATRERQEEARSIAARVDVMVVVGGRQSGNTRRLADLAAQSGISTYHIEQAEELRAEDFAGKTRVGLTAGASTPRKLIDATQHWLEQLPE is encoded by the coding sequence ATGGACGTCATCCGCGCCAAGACCGCCGGTTTCTGCATGGGGGTCGGCCTGGCCCTGCAAAAGCTGGACACCGCTCTGGAACAGCCCTGCGAGGGCCGCACCTGCACCCTGGGCCCCATCATCCACAACCCGCAGGTACTGGCCGACTATGAGGCCCGGGGGGTCTTCTGCGCCCAGGATCCTTCCCAGCTCGATGCCAGGGACAGGGTCCTCATCCGTGCCCACGGCATCACCCGGCAGGTGGAAGAAGCCGTCCGCGCCACCGGCGCCGACGTGGTGGACGCCACCTGCCCCAAGGTCAAGCGGGCCCAGCTGGCCATCGAACGCGCCACCCGCGACGGCGCGGAGCTCCTGCTCTTCGGGGAGGCCGACCACCCCGAGGTGCGCGGCCTCGTCTCCTATGCCCACGGCCCGGCCCACGTCTTCGGCAGCCGTGACGAGCTGACCGCCCTGCATGTGGACCCGGGACAGGCCTATGTGCTGGCCTCCCAGACCACCCAGGACCGTTCCGTCTTCGAACAGCTGGAGCAGGAACTGCGTGACCGCCTGCCCCGGCTCACGGTGCTGGCCACCATCTGCGATGCCACCCGCGAACGGCAGGAAGAAGCCCGCAGCATCGCGGCCCGGGTGGACGTCATGGTGGTGGTGGGCGGCCGCCAGAGCGGCAACACCCGCCGTCTGGCCGACCTGGCTGCCCAGAGCGGCATCAGCACCTACCATATAGAACAGGCCGAAGAACTGCGGGCCGAAGACTTTGCCGGCAAGACGCGTGTGGGCCTCACCGCCGGGGCCTCCACTCCCCGCAAGCTCATCGACGCCACCCAGCACTGGCTGGAACAGCTGCCGGAGTGA
- a CDS encoding tRNA dihydrouridine synthase, with protein MMHKAFFLPESPADPGSLPFDREHPWLAPLAGYSDLPFRLLCRRYGAAVCVTEMVSAKGLVYRSPGTGELLQSLPGDQPLVVQLFGAEAPFLQRAVEMLRDAGYGWFDLNMGCSVAKVLKQGAGAAMLGDVPHALEVARAMLQAAGPGRVGFKIRLGLDSRRHVWRDLSLRLQDLGAGWITLHPRTARQGFGGEAAHELLAELKQALDIPLIASGDLFSARDGLRVLEQTGADTVMYARGAMHGPAIFADHLRLCRGEEPQPPSPAALRDMVLRHMELAQELCPGRAALWKMRSVVPRYIRSLPGVKALRLELCRCTSWEGLHELMDRFLPE; from the coding sequence ATGATGCACAAAGCCTTTTTCCTGCCGGAATCCCCGGCCGATCCCGGCAGCCTGCCCTTTGACCGGGAACATCCCTGGCTGGCGCCCCTGGCCGGCTACAGCGACCTGCCCTTCCGCCTGCTCTGCCGCCGGTACGGCGCGGCGGTCTGCGTGACCGAGATGGTCAGCGCCAAGGGCCTTGTCTACCGCAGCCCCGGCACCGGCGAGCTCTTGCAGAGCCTGCCCGGGGACCAGCCGCTGGTGGTCCAGCTTTTCGGGGCCGAGGCCCCCTTCCTGCAACGGGCCGTGGAGATGCTCCGCGATGCGGGCTACGGCTGGTTCGACCTCAACATGGGCTGCTCGGTGGCCAAGGTCCTCAAGCAGGGGGCCGGGGCCGCCATGCTGGGCGATGTGCCCCATGCCCTCGAGGTGGCCCGGGCCATGCTCCAGGCCGCCGGTCCCGGGCGGGTGGGCTTCAAAATCCGTCTGGGCCTGGACAGCCGGCGGCATGTCTGGCGCGACCTTTCCCTGCGTCTCCAGGATCTGGGCGCGGGCTGGATCACCCTGCATCCGCGCACGGCGCGCCAGGGCTTCGGCGGCGAGGCCGCCCACGAGCTGCTGGCCGAGCTCAAGCAGGCCCTGGACATCCCCCTCATCGCCAGCGGCGACCTGTTCAGCGCCCGGGACGGCCTGCGCGTGCTGGAGCAGACCGGCGCGGACACGGTCATGTACGCCCGGGGCGCCATGCACGGCCCGGCCATCTTTGCCGACCACCTCCGCCTCTGCCGGGGGGAGGAGCCCCAGCCCCCCTCACCGGCCGCCCTGCGGGACATGGTCCTGCGCCATATGGAACTGGCCCAGGAGCTCTGCCCCGGTCGCGCCGCCCTCTGGAAGATGCGCAGCGTGGTGCCCCGCTATATACGCAGCCTGCCCGGCGTCAAGGCCCTGCGCCTCGAGCTCTGCCGCTGTACGTCCTGGGAGGGCCTGCACGAGCTGATGGACCGCTTTTTGCCGGAATAG
- a CDS encoding SulP family inorganic anion transporter: MNAARIFPFLNELRHYSLRDFRADFMAALTVTPMAVPQAMAYALIAGVHPQYGIYACMLPVIVAALWGSARYLAAGPTNAISMVLFTTMSTVSIGGITVAGLPEEARMPYIFGIALLCGLIQVGMGLARLGELANFISHSVMVAFSAGAALLIAAGQLKTALGLPSSQAQGFFPQVDHVIHNFSQLNIWCLLVSGGTILLILLFRRISRRFPATLAALVIISGASALLGLHERGVRLVGAIPSVIPPLSLPPAFDMASIRDLFMPALAIALLGAVESLAIGKQLAGIRGDRFDGSQELIGQGLGNIAAGLTSGIPGCGSFTRSALVVTSGGRSRMGTVLSGLLALPMLFVMAPLVSWLPMPALAGVLLLISVNMIDIPAIRLCLRATRIDRWVLLITFASTLLLDLERAVFIGVLLSLTLFIYKAAHPRVRRLRATDPLMRYAPDHMPEGLVVYVIEGTLFFGAIHELERQLYEEDDTPPRLVVLHLTRVFWLDASGAHALEQFLERCYARSVPVVLVVGSRNVRDILTRTGVIDCLSDGFVADTLGDGLRIGVDMLDRHIRCHTGCPEESCPRQPVFAPAAAPRSVDQLARQRLQQMHAGDPASRHTEQE, encoded by the coding sequence ATGAATGCCGCCCGGATCTTCCCCTTCCTGAACGAACTGCGCCACTACAGCCTGCGCGACTTCCGCGCCGACTTCATGGCCGCGCTCACCGTCACCCCCATGGCCGTCCCCCAGGCCATGGCCTATGCCCTCATCGCCGGCGTGCATCCGCAATACGGCATCTATGCCTGCATGCTGCCGGTCATCGTGGCCGCCCTCTGGGGCTCGGCCCGCTACCTGGCCGCCGGGCCCACCAACGCCATCTCCATGGTGCTGTTCACCACCATGAGCACGGTCAGCATCGGCGGCATCACCGTGGCCGGCCTGCCCGAGGAGGCCCGCATGCCCTACATCTTCGGCATCGCCCTGCTCTGCGGCCTCATCCAGGTGGGCATGGGCCTTGCCCGTCTGGGCGAACTGGCCAACTTCATCTCCCATTCGGTCATGGTGGCCTTTTCCGCCGGCGCGGCCCTGCTCATCGCCGCGGGGCAGCTCAAGACCGCGCTGGGCCTGCCCTCCTCCCAGGCGCAGGGCTTCTTCCCCCAGGTGGACCATGTGATCCACAATTTCAGCCAGCTCAACATCTGGTGCCTGCTGGTCTCCGGGGGCACCATCCTGCTGATCCTGCTTTTCAGGCGCATCTCGCGCCGTTTCCCGGCCACCCTGGCGGCCCTGGTCATCATCTCCGGCGCCTCGGCCCTGCTGGGGCTCCATGAGCGGGGCGTGCGCCTGGTGGGCGCCATCCCCAGCGTGATCCCGCCCCTCTCCCTGCCCCCGGCCTTCGACATGGCCTCCATCCGCGACCTGTTCATGCCCGCGCTGGCCATCGCCCTGCTGGGCGCCGTGGAATCCCTGGCCATCGGCAAGCAGCTGGCGGGCATCCGCGGTGACCGCTTCGACGGCAGCCAGGAACTCATCGGCCAGGGGCTCGGCAACATCGCCGCGGGCCTCACTTCCGGCATCCCCGGCTGCGGCTCCTTCACCCGCAGCGCCCTGGTGGTCACCAGCGGCGGGCGCAGCCGCATGGGCACGGTCCTTTCCGGCCTGCTGGCCCTGCCCATGCTCTTCGTCATGGCACCGCTGGTCAGCTGGCTGCCCATGCCCGCCCTGGCGGGCGTGCTGCTGCTCATCTCGGTGAACATGATCGACATCCCGGCCATCCGCCTCTGCCTGCGGGCCACACGCATCGACCGCTGGGTGCTGCTCATCACCTTCGCCTCCACCCTGCTCCTCGACCTGGAACGGGCCGTGTTCATCGGCGTGCTGCTCTCCCTGACCCTCTTCATCTACAAGGCGGCCCATCCCCGGGTGCGCCGCCTGCGCGCCACGGACCCGCTCATGCGCTATGCCCCGGACCACATGCCCGAGGGCCTGGTGGTCTATGTCATTGAGGGCACGCTCTTCTTCGGCGCCATCCACGAACTGGAACGCCAGCTCTACGAAGAGGACGACACGCCGCCCCGGCTGGTGGTCCTGCACCTGACCCGCGTGTTCTGGCTGGATGCCTCCGGCGCCCACGCCCTTGAGCAGTTCCTCGAACGCTGCTATGCCCGCAGTGTGCCGGTGGTGCTGGTGGTGGGCAGCCGCAACGTGCGCGACATCCTGACCCGCACGGGCGTCATCGACTGCCTGAGTGACGGCTTTGTGGCCGATACCCTGGGCGACGGCCTGCGCATCGGCGTGGACATGCTGGACAGGCACATCCGCTGCCACACCGGCTGCCCCGAAGAATCCTGCCCCCGGCAGCCGGTCTTCGCCCCGGCCGCCGCCCCCCGCAGCGTGGACCAGCTGGCGCGGCAGCGCCTGCAACAGATGCACGCCGGAGACCCGGCATCCCGCCATACGGAACAAGAATGA
- a CDS encoding OmpH family outer membrane protein — MPIRLLILSLLVLCLAVSGCQQTQEPAVKVGVVDMNRLLRDSEPGKEASRFLEGMQKEIQQQIDDVQARLGKDPENENLQRELQAIYMGGQQRINAEQQNVVSQLLDLTQRLVNNYRKANGLSVVLGTDVAVAYDPALDVTNALLDEMNKQKVNFVSVSNPQPEAPAAADAPAAEAPAPAAQDAKAAEKPAAKPAPAAEQAAPAAEKPAAAKAAPSEAKAQ; from the coding sequence ATGCCTATTCGTTTGCTCATCCTTTCCCTGCTCGTCCTCTGCCTCGCCGTCAGCGGCTGCCAGCAGACCCAGGAACCCGCCGTCAAGGTCGGCGTGGTCGACATGAACCGCCTGCTGCGCGACAGCGAGCCCGGCAAGGAAGCCAGCCGCTTCCTGGAAGGCATGCAGAAGGAGATCCAGCAGCAGATCGACGACGTGCAGGCCCGCCTGGGCAAAGACCCCGAGAACGAAAACCTGCAGCGTGAACTGCAGGCCATCTACATGGGCGGCCAGCAGCGCATCAATGCCGAACAGCAGAACGTGGTCAGCCAGCTGCTGGACCTGACCCAGCGCCTGGTGAACAACTACCGCAAGGCCAACGGCCTGAGCGTGGTGCTGGGCACGGACGTGGCCGTGGCCTATGACCCCGCCCTGGACGTGACCAATGCCCTGCTGGACGAGATGAACAAGCAGAAGGTCAACTTCGTGTCCGTGAGCAACCCCCAGCCCGAAGCTCCCGCCGCGGCGGATGCTCCTGCCGCCGAAGCGCCCGCCCCTGCCGCCCAGGACGCCAAGGCCGCCGAAAAGCCCGCTGCAAAGCCTGCGCCCGCTGCGGAACAGGCCGCTCCTGCCGCTGAAAAGCCCGCTGCCGCAAAGGCCGCTCCCTCCGAAGCCAAGGCCCAGTAG
- a CDS encoding carbonic anhydrase, which yields MKDFEKFINGFRNFRRFYFDAENDYYASLNKGQHPKAIVIACSDSRADPALLMGCDPGDIFVVRNVANLVPHADDALRRDAVLAVLEYGVHHLKVEHIIVLGHSGCGGIQALLDPASLHDESFVANWVSLAAPALERMREDVRDESPADRQRHCEEAAILVSIDNLLSYPWIQERVSAHELSLHAWYFDMSRGALLAYFPDSETFEPLVAHCRQCGAPDAACDCHANGGAV from the coding sequence ATGAAGGACTTTGAAAAATTCATCAACGGTTTCAGAAACTTCCGCCGTTTCTATTTTGATGCGGAAAACGACTACTACGCGTCCCTGAACAAGGGGCAGCATCCCAAGGCCATCGTCATCGCCTGCAGTGACTCCCGGGCCGATCCGGCCCTGCTCATGGGCTGCGACCCGGGCGACATCTTCGTGGTGCGCAATGTGGCCAACCTGGTGCCCCATGCCGACGACGCCCTGCGCCGGGACGCCGTGCTGGCCGTGCTGGAATACGGGGTGCATCATCTCAAGGTGGAGCACATCATCGTGCTGGGCCACTCCGGCTGCGGCGGCATCCAGGCCCTGCTGGACCCCGCATCGCTGCATGACGAGAGCTTCGTGGCCAACTGGGTCTCCCTGGCCGCGCCCGCCCTGGAACGGATGCGCGAGGACGTGCGCGACGAGAGCCCGGCCGACCGGCAGCGCCACTGCGAAGAGGCCGCCATCCTCGTCTCCATCGACAACCTGCTTTCCTATCCCTGGATACAGGAGCGCGTGTCCGCCCATGAACTCTCGCTGCATGCCTGGTATTTCGACATGTCGCGGGGGGCCCTGCTGGCCTATTTCCCGGACAGCGAGACCTTCGAGCCCCTGGTGGCCCACTGCCGCCAGTGCGGGGCCCCGGATGCCGCCTGCGACTGCCATGCGAACGGCGGCGCGGTCTAG